From the genome of Bradyrhizobium elkanii USDA 76, one region includes:
- a CDS encoding esterase/lipase family protein: protein MSERRQAASTLDGVVLLHGISRTARSFRRMELALRTAGFATLNLDYDSRRKGLDALAEDIHPSLDQFARSLDGSVHFVCHSMGGLLARVYLARHRPARLGRIVMLGTPNGGSEIADRLKNLAAYRAYFGPAGQQLVTRRDAATSALLPSIDYCAGIIAGNRSVYPITSVGLPRPHDGRVSVANTRLDGMADHIVIRTSHPWLVRNAEAIAQTIAFLQEGKFSTNRQVD from the coding sequence GTGAGCGAACGGCGTCAAGCGGCATCCACGCTTGACGGCGTCGTCCTGCTGCACGGCATCAGCAGGACGGCGCGCTCGTTTCGCAGGATGGAGCTGGCCCTGAGGACTGCCGGCTTTGCCACCCTCAATCTCGACTATGACAGCCGGCGCAAGGGTCTCGACGCGCTGGCCGAGGACATCCATCCTTCGCTCGATCAATTCGCGCGCAGCCTCGACGGCTCCGTGCATTTCGTCTGCCATTCGATGGGCGGGCTTCTGGCGCGCGTCTATCTGGCAAGGCATCGCCCGGCGCGGCTCGGCCGCATCGTGATGCTGGGCACACCGAACGGCGGCAGCGAGATCGCCGACCGCCTGAAGAACCTCGCGGCTTATCGCGCCTATTTCGGTCCGGCCGGCCAGCAGCTCGTCACCCGCCGCGATGCGGCGACCAGCGCGCTGCTGCCGTCGATCGATTATTGCGCCGGCATCATCGCCGGCAACCGCTCGGTCTATCCGATCACCTCCGTCGGCCTGCCGCGGCCGCATGACGGCCGGGTGTCGGTCGCCAACACCAGGCTCGACGGCATGGCCGATCACATCGTGATCCGCACCTCGCATCCCTGGCTGGTGCGCAACGCCGAGGCGATCGCGCAGACCATCGCGTTCTTGCAAGAAGGGAAATTCAGCACAAATCGTCAGGTGGACTAA
- a CDS encoding glutathione binding-like protein, with product MIDLHYAPTPNGWKISIMLEELGLPYKVIPVNIRAGEQFRPEFLAISPNNRIPVIVDHAPADGGGPFSVFETGAILIYLADKTGRFLSRELRARSNVIQWVMWQMGGLGPMLGQHGHFALYAAEKIPYAIERYRDETARLYGVLDRQLGKTGAYIAGDDYSIADIACFPWTMTHKAQGFTLDDFPNIKRWYATVRARPQVQAGLAIGKFVKEPFDEESRKNMFGQRAKELVEKK from the coding sequence ATGATCGATCTGCACTACGCGCCGACGCCGAACGGCTGGAAGATCTCGATCATGCTGGAGGAACTGGGGCTGCCCTACAAGGTGATCCCGGTGAACATCCGCGCCGGCGAGCAGTTTCGGCCCGAATTCCTGGCGATCAGCCCGAACAACCGGATCCCCGTCATCGTCGACCATGCGCCGGCGGACGGCGGCGGGCCGTTCTCGGTGTTCGAGACCGGCGCGATCCTGATCTATCTCGCCGACAAGACCGGCCGTTTCCTGTCGCGGGAGTTGCGTGCGCGGTCGAACGTCATCCAATGGGTGATGTGGCAGATGGGCGGCCTCGGGCCGATGCTCGGCCAGCACGGCCATTTCGCGCTCTATGCGGCCGAGAAGATTCCCTACGCGATCGAACGTTACCGCGACGAGACCGCGCGGCTCTACGGCGTGCTCGACCGCCAGCTCGGCAAGACCGGCGCCTACATCGCCGGCGACGATTATTCGATCGCCGACATCGCCTGCTTCCCCTGGACCATGACCCACAAGGCGCAGGGTTTTACCCTCGACGATTTCCCGAACATCAAGCGCTGGTACGCGACGGTGCGCGCCCGCCCGCAGGTGCAGGCGGGGCTTGCGATCGGAAAATTCGTCAAGGAGCCGTTTGACGAGGAGTCACGCAAGAACATGTTCGGCCAGCGTGCGAAGGAATTGGTCGAGAAGAAATGA
- a CDS encoding M81 family metallopeptidase: MTRIAVGGFLHETNTFAPTKATYDDFVHGGGWPSMTHGTDVLKVMRKINVGLAGFVEAAEANGWELVPTIFAAASPSAHVSKDAYERIVTEMVDGIAAAGPIDAVYLDLHGAMVTEHYDDGEGETLARVRKAIGNDLPLVASLDLHANVSPKMIEHADALIAYRTYPHVDMAETGRACARHLALMLKSRQRFAKAFRQLPFLIPISWQCTNDQPTKGIYQKLAALESDAVPTLSFAPGFPAADFRDCGPSVFAYGRTQAEADAAADKVVALVESHEDDFDGRIYSPDEGVRLAMELAKSASKPIIIADTQDNPGAGGDSDTTGMLRALVRNRASAATGVIYDPQSAKAAHTAGVGASVTLELGGKSGIPGDAPYKETFVVEQLSDGKFVAPGPYFGGRDMDMGPSACLRVGDVRVVVGSYKAQLADQAMYRYVGIEPTAQKILVNKSSVHFRADFEPIAEKLLICAAPGAMPADTATLPWRHLRPGIRIKPNGPAFTPTSPSRTNG, from the coding sequence ATGACCCGCATTGCCGTGGGCGGCTTCCTGCACGAGACCAATACCTTCGCACCGACGAAGGCAACCTATGACGATTTCGTGCATGGCGGCGGCTGGCCGTCGATGACGCATGGCACAGACGTGCTCAAGGTCATGCGCAAGATCAATGTCGGCCTCGCCGGCTTTGTCGAGGCGGCGGAAGCCAACGGCTGGGAGCTGGTGCCGACGATCTTCGCCGCGGCGAGCCCGTCGGCACATGTCAGCAAGGACGCGTATGAGCGGATCGTGACCGAAATGGTCGACGGCATCGCCGCGGCCGGACCGATCGACGCCGTCTATCTCGACCTGCACGGCGCCATGGTCACCGAGCATTATGACGATGGTGAAGGCGAAACGCTGGCCCGCGTGCGCAAGGCGATCGGCAACGACCTGCCGCTGGTGGCGAGCCTCGATCTGCATGCGAACGTTTCACCAAAGATGATCGAACATGCCGATGCGCTGATCGCCTACCGCACCTATCCGCATGTCGACATGGCCGAAACCGGCCGCGCCTGCGCCCGGCATCTGGCGCTGATGCTCAAGTCCAGGCAGCGCTTCGCCAAGGCATTCCGGCAACTGCCGTTCCTGATCCCGATCAGCTGGCAATGCACCAACGACCAGCCCACAAAAGGCATCTATCAAAAGCTCGCCGCGCTCGAGAGCGACGCGGTGCCGACGCTGTCGTTTGCGCCGGGCTTCCCCGCCGCCGATTTCAGGGATTGCGGGCCGAGCGTGTTCGCCTATGGCCGGACCCAGGCCGAAGCGGATGCCGCCGCCGACAAGGTCGTCGCCCTGGTCGAGAGCCATGAGGATGATTTCGACGGCCGGATCTATTCGCCCGACGAAGGCGTACGGCTGGCGATGGAACTGGCGAAATCGGCCAGCAAGCCGATCATCATCGCCGATACCCAGGACAATCCCGGCGCCGGCGGCGATTCCGACACGACAGGCATGCTGCGCGCGCTGGTGCGCAACAGAGCGAGCGCCGCAACCGGCGTGATCTACGACCCGCAATCCGCGAAGGCCGCGCACACCGCCGGTGTCGGGGCATCAGTCACGCTCGAGCTCGGCGGCAAGTCCGGTATCCCCGGCGACGCGCCGTACAAGGAGACTTTCGTCGTCGAACAGCTCTCGGATGGAAAATTCGTGGCTCCCGGTCCCTATTTCGGCGGCCGCGACATGGATATGGGCCCCTCGGCCTGCCTGCGGGTCGGCGACGTCCGCGTCGTGGTCGGCTCCTACAAGGCCCAGCTTGCCGACCAGGCGATGTACCGCTACGTCGGCATCGAGCCGACGGCACAGAAGATCCTGGTCAACAAGAGCTCGGTGCACTTCCGCGCCGATTTCGAGCCGATCGCCGAGAAGCTGCTGATTTGCGCCGCTCCCGGCGCGATGCCCGCCGATACCGCCACGCTGCCGTGGAGACATTTGCGTCCCGGCATTCGTATCAAGCCGAACGGCCCCGCTTTCACACCCACCTCCCCATCACGCACAAACGGATAG
- a CDS encoding NADPH:quinone oxidoreductase family protein translates to MPKAVVCRELGPPERLQLESFASVPLQPGQVRVAICAAGINFPDILMAAGEYQLKPPLPFTPGSEAAGDVVEVNDAAGVAVGDKVIVKMRFGAYCDETVATPSQLVPVPPTFDYAEGATFLAAHGTAYHALIDRGQIKPGEVLLVHGAGGGVGLAAVEIGKLLGATVIAAASSEEKLAIARARGADHLVLYAREPFRDAVKRLTDGRGADVVFDPVGGEVFENSMRCINWGARILVVGFTGGIGLARTNLLMIKGASVLGVRAGEAVRKDPALGEVRFKALSEWAEAGRVRPNISHRLPLEDYAKAMRLLIERKAIGRVALLTRP, encoded by the coding sequence ATGCCGAAAGCCGTCGTTTGCCGCGAGCTCGGGCCGCCCGAACGTCTTCAACTCGAGAGCTTTGCCTCGGTGCCGTTGCAGCCGGGCCAGGTGCGGGTTGCGATCTGCGCCGCCGGGATCAACTTTCCCGACATCCTGATGGCCGCCGGAGAGTACCAGCTCAAGCCGCCGCTGCCGTTCACGCCGGGCTCGGAAGCGGCCGGCGATGTCGTCGAGGTCAATGACGCCGCCGGCGTCGCCGTCGGCGACAAGGTGATCGTCAAGATGCGCTTCGGCGCCTATTGCGACGAGACGGTTGCAACGCCGTCGCAACTCGTACCGGTGCCGCCAACCTTCGACTACGCGGAAGGCGCGACCTTCCTGGCCGCGCACGGCACCGCCTATCATGCGCTGATCGACCGCGGGCAGATCAAGCCGGGCGAGGTGCTGCTGGTGCATGGCGCTGGCGGCGGTGTCGGGCTTGCCGCGGTCGAGATCGGCAAGCTGCTCGGCGCCACGGTGATCGCCGCGGCTTCGAGCGAGGAAAAGCTTGCGATCGCCAGGGCGCGCGGCGCGGACCATCTCGTGCTCTATGCGCGCGAGCCGTTCCGCGATGCGGTCAAGCGCCTCACCGACGGTCGCGGCGCCGATGTCGTGTTCGATCCCGTCGGCGGCGAGGTGTTCGAGAATTCGATGCGCTGCATCAACTGGGGCGCGCGCATTCTCGTCGTCGGCTTCACCGGCGGCATCGGTCTTGCCCGCACCAATCTGTTGATGATCAAGGGTGCGAGCGTGCTCGGCGTTCGCGCCGGCGAGGCGGTGCGGAAGGATCCCGCGCTCGGCGAGGTCAGGTTCAAGGCGCTGAGCGAATGGGCCGAGGCCGGCCGGGTGCGGCCGAATATCTCGCACCGGCTGCCGCTGGAAGACTACGCGAAGGCGATGCGGCTGTTGATCGAGCGCAAGGCGATCGGGCGTGTGGCGCTGCTGACGAGGCCGTGA
- a CDS encoding ketopantoate reductase family protein, producing MRIAVMAAGALGGYFGARMAAAGHDVFFIARGSNLEAIRKNGLKVESVLGNLHLPEPNVTDDPAAVGPVDIVLFAVKLWDSETAARLSLPLVGSRTRVIPLQNGVDSAERIAPILGADNVVAGSAYIATVLSAPGVVTHTSQFARMVCGRTDGKPDEGLKAFADAAQAAGIDISVSDGIDRERWQKFVFLVGLSGATATTRQPLGPILADPDTRAFFYSLMSEVVAVGRARGVPIPENFAEDRMKFAEASPPTFKASMLHDLERGNRLELDWLAGKVVEFARPLGIPTPANNAVYAMLKLHRMGNAHA from the coding sequence ATGCGTATCGCTGTGATGGCGGCCGGTGCCCTCGGCGGTTATTTCGGAGCACGTATGGCTGCGGCAGGGCACGACGTGTTCTTCATCGCACGCGGCTCCAACCTCGAGGCGATCAGAAAAAACGGTCTCAAGGTCGAGAGCGTGCTTGGCAATCTTCATTTGCCCGAACCCAACGTGACCGATGATCCTGCCGCGGTCGGCCCGGTCGATATCGTTCTGTTCGCGGTCAAGCTTTGGGACAGCGAGACGGCAGCCAGGTTGTCTCTCCCCCTGGTCGGATCCCGCACCCGGGTGATCCCGTTGCAAAACGGCGTCGATAGTGCGGAGCGGATCGCCCCGATTCTCGGCGCCGACAATGTGGTCGCCGGAAGTGCCTATATTGCTACGGTGCTGTCCGCGCCTGGCGTCGTCACCCACACGAGCCAGTTCGCGCGCATGGTCTGCGGCAGAACCGACGGCAAGCCCGATGAGGGCCTCAAGGCCTTTGCCGACGCCGCTCAAGCGGCCGGAATCGACATCTCGGTGTCCGACGGGATCGACCGGGAGCGCTGGCAGAAATTCGTATTCCTCGTCGGACTATCAGGCGCGACCGCAACGACTCGCCAGCCGCTGGGGCCGATCCTGGCCGACCCGGATACGCGAGCGTTCTTTTACAGCCTGATGAGCGAGGTGGTGGCGGTCGGACGTGCCAGGGGCGTTCCCATTCCGGAGAATTTTGCCGAGGACAGAATGAAATTCGCAGAAGCCTCGCCACCCACCTTCAAGGCTTCCATGCTGCACGATCTCGAACGCGGCAACCGGCTCGAACTCGACTGGCTCGCCGGAAAGGTGGTGGAGTTCGCCCGCCCGCTTGGCATTCCGACGCCAGCCAACAATGCGGTCTATGCCATGCTCAAGCTGCACAGGATGGGTAACGCCCACGCCTAA
- a CDS encoding M20 aminoacylase family protein: MPTIERIDSFADELTAIRRDLHAHPEIGFEEVRTSGIVADKLASWGIEVHRGLGGTGVVGVLKGKGNGTKKIGLRADMDALPMEENTNLKWRSTIPGRFHGCGHDGHTTMLLGSARYLAETRNFDGTVHFIFQPAEEGLGGARAMIKDGLFKQFPCDEVYGLHNAPDLNHGEIAILPGPAMAAADFFDIRIQGYGAHGAMPERSKDAVVIAMTLGQALQSIVSRNVDPLQAAVLSITQIHSGSAYNVIPGEAWMCGTVRCFSDEIRELIRKRMREISAGFAAAYGAEISVEIRDGFSVLVNQEEQSRVVEEVARTVVDPAKVITRSTPKMGSEDFADMMQAIPGAYFWVGHDGSVPVHNPGYVLDDKILPIGASMFARIIEKRMPAGAHA; the protein is encoded by the coding sequence ATGCCGACCATTGAGCGCATCGACAGTTTTGCCGACGAACTCACCGCCATCAGACGGGATCTGCATGCGCATCCCGAGATCGGCTTCGAGGAGGTCCGCACCTCAGGCATCGTCGCCGACAAGCTCGCGAGCTGGGGCATCGAGGTGCATCGCGGCCTCGGCGGCACCGGTGTGGTCGGCGTGCTCAAGGGCAAGGGCAACGGCACCAAGAAGATCGGCCTGCGCGCCGACATGGACGCGCTGCCGATGGAGGAGAACACCAATCTGAAGTGGCGCTCCACAATTCCCGGCCGCTTCCACGGCTGCGGCCATGACGGCCACACCACGATGCTGCTCGGCTCGGCGCGCTATCTCGCCGAGACCCGCAATTTCGACGGCACCGTGCACTTCATCTTCCAGCCGGCCGAGGAAGGCCTCGGCGGCGCGCGCGCCATGATCAAGGACGGCCTGTTCAAGCAGTTCCCCTGCGACGAGGTCTATGGCCTGCACAACGCGCCCGATCTGAACCATGGCGAGATCGCGATCCTGCCGGGCCCGGCGATGGCCGCAGCCGACTTCTTCGACATCAGGATCCAGGGCTACGGCGCCCATGGCGCGATGCCGGAGCGCTCCAAGGACGCGGTCGTGATCGCCATGACGCTCGGACAGGCGTTGCAGTCGATCGTCAGCCGCAACGTCGATCCGCTGCAGGCTGCGGTGCTGTCGATCACGCAGATCCATTCCGGGTCGGCGTACAACGTCATTCCCGGCGAAGCCTGGATGTGCGGCACGGTGCGCTGCTTCTCCGACGAGATCCGTGAGCTGATCCGCAAGCGCATGCGCGAAATCTCCGCCGGCTTTGCAGCGGCATACGGCGCCGAAATCTCGGTCGAGATCCGCGACGGCTTCAGCGTGCTGGTGAATCAGGAAGAACAGTCCCGTGTGGTCGAGGAAGTCGCGCGCACCGTCGTCGACCCCGCCAAGGTGATCACGCGCTCGACGCCGAAGATGGGCAGCGAGGATTTCGCCGACATGATGCAGGCCATTCCCGGCGCCTATTTCTGGGTCGGCCATGACGGCTCCGTGCCCGTTCACAATCCCGGTTACGTTCTCGACGACAAGATCCTGCCGATCGGCGCCAGCATGTTCGCCCGCATCATCGAGAAACGCATGCCGGCAGGTGCGCATGCATAA
- a CDS encoding 2-hydroxychromene-2-carboxylate isomerase — protein sequence MIEFFFDCSSPWTYLAWHNIQSIAKEFDAPITWRPILVGGIFNTVNPSVYAQREKPVPLKARYMKKDLADWARSAGLAIKMPPTVFPVNSVKAMRGCILLGNEKMVPFARAVFEAYWGDDKDISQDAVLTEICSKLGIDPEKFLAGIGDQAIKDQLKANTEEVMARGGFGSPTIYLDKTDMYFGNDRLPLIREALARLKARAA from the coding sequence ATGATCGAATTCTTCTTCGACTGCTCCAGCCCGTGGACCTATCTCGCCTGGCACAACATCCAGTCGATCGCGAAGGAGTTCGACGCGCCGATCACCTGGCGGCCGATCCTGGTCGGCGGCATCTTCAACACCGTCAATCCGTCGGTCTACGCGCAGCGCGAGAAGCCGGTGCCGCTGAAGGCGCGCTACATGAAGAAGGATCTCGCCGACTGGGCGCGCTCGGCCGGCCTTGCGATCAAGATGCCGCCGACCGTATTCCCGGTGAACAGCGTCAAGGCGATGCGCGGCTGCATCCTTCTCGGTAACGAGAAAATGGTGCCGTTCGCGCGCGCCGTGTTCGAGGCCTATTGGGGTGACGACAAGGACATCTCGCAGGATGCGGTGCTGACCGAGATCTGCAGCAAGCTCGGGATCGATCCTGAAAAATTCCTGGCCGGCATCGGCGACCAGGCGATCAAGGATCAGCTCAAGGCCAACACCGAGGAGGTGATGGCGCGCGGCGGCTTCGGCTCGCCGACGATCTATCTCGACAAGACCGACATGTATTTCGGCAACGATCGCCTGCCGCTGATCCGCGAGGCGCTGGCGCGCCTCAAGGCGCGGGCCGCCTGA
- a CDS encoding amidase — MHKPKGDAITSLHDLSAVDLLAGYRAKQFSPSEVLEEIISQVATWEPHIKALYLYDPEGARKVAKTSTERWQQAEPAGTLDGVPATIKDNVATKGQPVPLGAASVKLAPAEKDAPPAARLREAGCVIFSKTTMPDYGMLSSGLSSFHPLTRNPWDVSKNPGGSSAGAGAAGAAGYGPLHLGTDIGGSVRLPANWCGLVALKPSLGRVPIDPPYVGRVAGPMTRTVDDAALMMSVLSRPDRRDGMSLPALEVNWKALEKSPRKLRIGLMLDAGSGQKVEKEVREVVVKAAKAFESAGAVITEIDGILTPEMLEGLDNFWRARTWDELSKLSQAERGKTLPYILNWAEAGAKLSGVDVVRGFNQTMAIRAAAAKLFCEVDYVISPVSPVVNFPAEFAAPLNDPAKPFEHICFTVPWNMSENPALSINGGYDKKGFPIGVQIIGRRFDDIGVLGMGKAFEGLRGPQKPWPAPPKK; from the coding sequence ATGCATAAGCCCAAAGGGGACGCCATCACGTCGCTGCACGATCTCTCCGCCGTCGACCTGCTCGCCGGCTATCGTGCCAAGCAGTTCTCGCCGTCCGAGGTGCTGGAGGAAATCATCTCCCAGGTCGCGACCTGGGAGCCGCACATCAAGGCGCTGTATCTGTACGACCCGGAAGGGGCGCGGAAGGTCGCCAAGACCTCGACCGAGCGCTGGCAGCAGGCCGAGCCGGCCGGCACGCTCGATGGCGTTCCCGCCACCATCAAGGACAATGTCGCGACCAAGGGGCAGCCGGTGCCGCTGGGCGCGGCGAGCGTCAAGCTGGCGCCCGCGGAGAAGGATGCACCGCCTGCGGCGCGGCTGCGCGAGGCCGGCTGCGTGATCTTCTCCAAGACCACGATGCCGGACTACGGCATGCTGTCGTCGGGCCTGTCGTCGTTCCATCCCCTGACCCGCAATCCCTGGGATGTCAGCAAGAACCCCGGCGGCTCGAGCGCCGGCGCGGGCGCGGCAGGTGCCGCCGGCTACGGTCCCTTGCATCTCGGCACCGATATCGGCGGCTCGGTGCGGCTGCCGGCCAACTGGTGCGGCCTCGTCGCATTGAAGCCGAGCCTCGGCCGCGTGCCGATCGACCCGCCTTATGTCGGCCGTGTCGCCGGTCCGATGACCCGCACCGTCGACGACGCCGCGCTGATGATGAGCGTGCTGTCGCGTCCCGACCGCCGCGACGGCATGAGCCTGCCGGCGCTCGAGGTGAACTGGAAGGCGCTGGAGAAGTCGCCGCGCAAGCTGCGCATCGGGCTGATGCTCGACGCCGGCTCCGGCCAGAAGGTCGAGAAGGAGGTTCGCGAGGTCGTCGTCAAGGCGGCGAAGGCGTTCGAATCCGCCGGCGCCGTCATCACCGAGATCGACGGCATCCTGACGCCCGAGATGCTTGAGGGGCTCGACAATTTCTGGCGCGCCCGGACCTGGGACGAACTGTCGAAACTGTCGCAGGCCGAGCGCGGCAAGACCCTGCCCTACATCCTCAACTGGGCAGAGGCCGGCGCAAAGCTCTCCGGCGTCGATGTGGTGCGCGGCTTCAACCAGACGATGGCGATCCGCGCGGCCGCCGCGAAATTGTTCTGCGAAGTCGACTACGTGATCTCGCCGGTGTCGCCGGTGGTGAATTTCCCGGCGGAGTTCGCCGCACCGCTGAACGATCCCGCAAAGCCGTTCGAGCACATCTGCTTTACCGTGCCGTGGAATATGTCGGAGAACCCCGCGCTGTCGATCAACGGCGGCTACGACAAGAAGGGCTTTCCGATCGGCGTCCAGATCATCGGTCGCCGCTTCGACGACATCGGCGTGCTCGGCATGGGCAAGGCGTTCGAAGGCCTGCGCGGCCCGCAGAAGCCGTGGCCCGCGCCGCCGAAGAAGTAA
- a CDS encoding crotonase/enoyl-CoA hydratase family protein — protein MAYETIKYEVAEQILTITLNRPDKLNAFNATMQQELIDAFDKADKDDDVRAIIVTGAGRGFCAGADLSSGANTFDRDARRGPVKRNADGSVDYSDPQVRDGGGQVTLRIFKCLKPVIAAVNGPAVGIGVTMQLAMDIRIASDAARFGFVFSQRGIVPEAASSWFLPRIVGISQALEWCYSGRVFPAQEALAGRLVSKVVPPDDLLPTARALAKEFAAKTAPVSVALIRQMMWRMMGADDPMEAHKVDSRGIYARGRSDDVKEGVVSFLEKRPAQFKNKVSSDMPDYFPWWQERDYK, from the coding sequence ATGGCGTATGAGACGATCAAGTACGAGGTCGCCGAGCAGATCCTGACCATCACGCTGAACCGGCCCGACAAGCTCAACGCCTTCAACGCCACGATGCAGCAGGAGCTGATCGACGCGTTCGACAAAGCCGACAAGGACGACGACGTCAGGGCGATCATCGTGACGGGTGCGGGCCGCGGCTTCTGCGCCGGCGCCGATCTCTCCTCCGGCGCCAACACGTTCGACCGCGATGCACGGCGCGGTCCGGTCAAGCGCAATGCCGACGGCAGCGTCGACTACAGCGATCCGCAGGTGCGCGACGGCGGCGGGCAAGTGACGCTGCGGATCTTCAAGTGCCTGAAGCCGGTGATCGCCGCGGTGAACGGCCCGGCGGTCGGCATCGGCGTCACCATGCAGCTTGCGATGGATATCCGCATCGCCTCCGACGCCGCGCGCTTCGGCTTCGTGTTCTCCCAGCGCGGCATCGTGCCGGAAGCCGCATCGAGCTGGTTCCTGCCGCGCATCGTCGGCATTTCGCAGGCGCTGGAATGGTGCTACTCCGGCCGCGTCTTCCCGGCGCAGGAAGCGCTCGCCGGGCGGCTCGTCAGCAAGGTGGTGCCGCCCGATGACCTGTTGCCGACCGCGCGCGCGCTCGCCAAGGAGTTCGCGGCCAAGACCGCGCCGGTGTCGGTGGCGCTGATCCGCCAGATGATGTGGCGCATGATGGGCGCCGACGATCCGATGGAGGCGCACAAGGTCGACAGCCGCGGCATCTATGCCCGCGGCCGCTCCGACGACGTCAAGGAAGGCGTGGTGTCGTTCCTGGAAAAGCGCCCCGCGCAGTTCAAGAACAAGGTCTCGTCGGACATGCCCGACTATTTCCCGTGGTGGCAAGAGCGCGACTATAAGTGA
- a CDS encoding methionine synthase, whose product MLFPTTIAGSLPKPEWLAEPNILWAPWKSEGAELARAKRDATILAIKLQEDAGVDIVTEGEQARQHFVHGFLERIEGIDFAHKVEMGIRKDRYKAMVPQVVAPLQLKGRVHEGEARAARAHTRNRLKFTMPGPMTIIDTIADKYYGDRVKMAFAFAELLNQEAKALEADGVDMIQFDEPAFNVYMDQVRDWGIKALERAAQGLTCATAVHICYGYGIKANTDWKQTLGGEWRQYEETFPVIDKSTIQQVAIECRNSKVPIELLAALPGKIVQAGVIDVASDEIETAEDVVKVIEAVAKHVPKGNIIATTNCGMAPMRRDIAEAKLIALGAGAKLARQRLA is encoded by the coding sequence ATGCTGTTTCCAACCACGATCGCAGGCTCGCTGCCGAAGCCGGAATGGCTCGCTGAACCGAATATCCTGTGGGCGCCCTGGAAGTCGGAAGGCGCCGAGCTCGCCCGCGCCAAGCGCGACGCCACCATTCTGGCGATCAAGCTGCAGGAGGATGCCGGCGTCGACATCGTCACCGAGGGCGAGCAGGCGCGCCAGCATTTCGTGCACGGCTTCCTGGAGCGGATCGAGGGCATCGATTTCGCCCACAAGGTCGAGATGGGCATCCGCAAGGACCGTTACAAAGCGATGGTGCCGCAGGTGGTCGCGCCGCTGCAGCTCAAGGGCCGCGTCCACGAGGGCGAGGCCCGTGCGGCCCGCGCGCACACCAGGAACCGGCTGAAATTCACCATGCCCGGCCCGATGACGATCATCGATACCATCGCCGACAAGTACTACGGCGACCGTGTGAAGATGGCCTTCGCTTTCGCGGAGCTCTTGAATCAGGAGGCGAAGGCGCTCGAGGCCGACGGCGTCGACATGATCCAGTTCGACGAGCCCGCCTTCAACGTCTACATGGACCAAGTGCGCGACTGGGGCATCAAGGCGCTGGAGCGCGCCGCCCAAGGCCTGACCTGCGCCACCGCCGTGCACATCTGCTACGGCTACGGCATCAAGGCCAACACCGACTGGAAGCAGACGCTTGGCGGCGAGTGGCGGCAATACGAGGAGACCTTCCCCGTCATCGACAAGAGCACGATCCAGCAGGTCGCGATCGAATGCCGTAACTCGAAGGTGCCGATCGAACTGCTGGCGGCGCTCCCCGGCAAGATCGTGCAGGCCGGCGTGATCGACGTCGCCAGCGACGAGATCGAGACCGCCGAGGACGTCGTCAAGGTGATCGAGGCGGTCGCCAAGCACGTGCCGAAGGGCAACATCATCGCGACCACCAATTGCGGCATGGCGCCGATGCGGCGGGACATCGCCGAAGCCAAGCTGATCGCGCTGGGCGCCGGTGCCAAGCTGGCGCGGCAGCGGCTGGCGTAA